A section of the Archocentrus centrarchus isolate MPI-CPG fArcCen1 chromosome 20, fArcCen1, whole genome shotgun sequence genome encodes:
- the LOC115799178 gene encoding carbonic anhydrase 1-like produces the protein MSWGYEAENGPQTWAKSFSIADGARQSPINIVPGQATHDAGLKPLHLKYDPATCLEILNNGHSIQVTFADDTDRSTLTDGPVSGKFRLKQFHFHWGASDDKGSEHTVAGITYPAELHLVHWNTKYQSFGEAVDKPDGLAVVGVFLKIGGKNPKLQKILDAFDAIKSKGKQTSFANFDPSTLLPDCLDYWTYEGSLTTPPLYESVTWIVCKDPISVSSEQMAKFRSLLFSAEGEAKCCMVDNYRPPQPLKGRSVRASFK, from the exons ATGTCTTGGGGATACGAAGCTGAAAATG GACCACAAACCTGGGCAAAATCCTTCTCTATTGCCGATGGAGCCCGTCAATCACCTATTAACATCGTACCTGGCCAAGCAACACACGACGCCGGGCTGAAGCCGCTCCACCTGAAGTATGACCCTGCCACCTGCCTTGAAATTCTCAACAACGGACATTCCATCCAAGTGACCTTCGCAGATGACACCGATCGCTCAA caTTGACAGATGGACCGGTTTCAGGGAAATTCAGGCTCAAGCAGTTCCATTTCCACTGGGGAGCTTCTGATGACAAGGGCTCTGAGCATACTGTGGCAGGCATCACATATCCTGCTGAG CTTCATCTGGTGCATTGGAACACCAAATATCAAAGTTTTGGTGAGGCTGTTGACAAGCCCGATGGGCTTGCTGTTGTCGGAGTTTTCCTGAAG atTGGTGGTAAAAATCCTAAACTCCAGAAGATTCTTGATGCATTTGATGCCATCAAGTCCAAA GGCAAGCAGACCTCTTTTGCAAATTTCGATCCTTCTACTTTGCTCCCTGACTGTCTAGACTACTGGACTTATGAGGGCTCACTGACCACACCACCTCTGTATGAGAGCGTTACCTGGATTGTCTGCAAAGACCCAATCAGCGTCAGCTCTGAGCAG ATGGCCAAGTTCCGTTCTCTGCTCTTCTCCGCGGAGGGCGAGGCCAAGTGCTGCATGGTGGACAACTACCGCCCACCCCAGCCGCTCAAGGGCCGCTCTGTCCGTGCTTCCTTCAAGTAG
- the rbis gene encoding ribosomal biogenesis factor: MGKNKQKGKKQKNVFQVANKHLKSKNKAKPVTTTLKHINVVKKEKVESLNQIFTEVQRDVKSISKSVAPESKKQTQVIREPPKESVNVDNAAQLFSQL, encoded by the exons ATGGGGAAGAATaaacaaaaggggaaaaaacagaagaacGTCTTTCAAGTGGCAAACAAGCATTTGAAGAGCAAGAACAAAGCAAAACCCGTCACAACAACACTCAAACAT ATCAATGTAGTGAAAAAGGAGAAGGTGGAGAGCCTAAATCAAATCTTCACAGAAGTCCAGAGGGATGTTAAGAGCATTTCAAAGTCAGTTGCCCCCGaatcaaagaaacaaacacag gTTATCAGAGAGCCACCGAAGGAATCTGTAAATGTTGACAATGCCGCTCAACTCTTCTCTCAGCTATAA